The Christensenella timonensis DNA segment TTCCGCTTTAGGATCGGCGGGGCTTTCTATACCTGTGAGCTTTTCAATGTGGTCGGCTGTTCTGCGGAAATCTTCTGCGATTGCCTTAAGCAGTTCTTCCTGAGTCATTTGTTTCGCCTCCTTTCATTTCATGGATTTCTACTGACTGGACGCTCTGACCAGGAGAGAGGATTAGTACTTCCGTGTTTTCCCCGAAGAGAGCTGTGAGGAGTTTCATCGGAAGGTGGCGGACACCGCCGCTTACTACCTTTGTCCTGCGTCCGGAGCTGTCCGTGACGTTGATGCGGATTCTGTGTCTGAGTTTCATGTCATCACCTCGATTCTTTGTTGTTCTCCCTTCATGTCTTCCGTCCTCGAAAGGAGGGGAGAAACGCACCCCTGAATGAGAAAAAATAAAAAAAAGCCTGCGGGCATTCGAAGAGGATACCTTCAGGCAAGGAACAGATATTTATTGAACGGTATAGATCAGAGTGGTATAGAATCAGATTAGAGAACAACAAATCGGAGTTTGTATTTAGTAAAATGCAGACAACACCACGGATCGGCTTTTGGTTGGACAATTCCAACCAAACACCACAGCAGACAGCAGAAAACATTCTGAACGCTAGGAAGCCGGTATGATTGTTACATATAAGGGGAAGAAAAATTTCTTTTAGGTACTTGCTTTCCTAAAACTGATGTGATACAATGATTTAATCCAGAAAAGGAGTAAAAAATATGCGGCAAGGTATTCTTAAATAAAACTATAATCAAATAGTGGGAACAAAGGATTATGATAGCTCCTTTTGTAGGGGCTTAGTTTTTTGTACCCAATTTAAGAATACTTTTGCCTTATCAATTTTGACATATCCCCAAAAACAGCAATCACAAACAGGTGTATGCTGTATATGTGTATGTCCGCAACTTATAATCCCCAGTGGTAAAAGTATTTTACTGCTGGGGATTTTTATGCCCTTTGGGGCTGTAAAGGGAGGACAATCACATGAAAATAATCAATATTGGAATTCTTGCCCATGTAGACGCTGGAAAGACGACCTTGACGGAGAGCCTGCTATATGCCAGCGGAGCCATTTCAGAACCGGGGAGCGTCGAAAAAGGGACAACGAGGACGGACACCATGTTTTTGGAGCGGCAGCGTGGGATTACCATTCAAGCGGCAGTCACTTCCTTCCAGTGGCACAGATGTAAAGTTAACATTGTGGATACGCCCGGCCACATGGATTTTTTGGCGGAGGTGTACCGCTCTTTGGCTGTTTTAGATGGGGCCATCTTGGTGATCTCCGCTAAAGATGGCGTGCAGGCCCAGACCCGTATTCTGTTCCATGCCCTGCGGAAAATGAACATTCCCACCGTTATCTTTATCAACAAGATCGACCAGGCTGGCGTTGATTTGCAGAGCGTGGTTCAGTCTGTTCGGGATAAGCTCTCCGCCGATATTATCATCAAGCAGACGGTGTCGCTGTCCCCGGAAATAGTCCTGGAGGAAAATACCGACATAGAAGCATGGGATGCGGTCATCGAAAATAACGATAAATTATTGGAAAAGTATATCGCAGGAGAACCAATCAGCCGGGAAAAACTTGTGCGGGAGGAACAGCGGCGGGTTCAAGACGCCTCCCTGTTCCCGGTCTATTATGGCAGCGCCAAAAAGGGCCTTGGCATTCAACCGTTGATGGATGCGGTGACAGGGCTGTTCCAACCGATTGGGGAACAGGGGAGCGCCGCCCTATGCGGCAGCGTTTTCAAGGTGGAGTATACAGATTGCGGCCAGCGGCGTGTCTATCTACGGCTATACAGCGGAACGCTGCGCCTGCGGGATACGGTGGCCCTGGCCGGGAGAGAAAAGCTGAAAATCACAGAGATGCGTATTCCATCCAAAGGGGAAATTGTTCGGACAGACACCGCTTATCCGGGTGAAATTGTTATCCTTCCCAGCGACAGCGTGAGGTTAAACGATGTATTAGGGGACCCAACCCGGCTCCCTCGTAAAAGGTGGCGTGAGGACCCCCTCCCCATGCTGCGGACGTCGATTGCGCCGAAAACGGCAGCGCAAAGAGAACGGCTGCTGGACGCTCTTACGCAACTTGCGGATACTGACCCGCTTTTGCGTTGCGAAGTGGATTCCATCACCCATGAGATCATTCTTTCTTTTTTGGGCCGGGTGCAGTTGGAGGTTGTTTCCGCTTTGCTGTCGGAAAAATACAAGCTTGAAACAGTGGTAAAGGAACCCACCGTCATTTATATGGAGCGGCCGCTCAAAGCAGCCAGCCACACCATCCATATCGAGGTGCCGCCCAACCCGTTTTGGGCATCCATCGGACTGTCTGTTACACCACTCCCGCTTGGCTCCGGTGTACAATACGAGAGCCGGGTTTCGCTGGGATACTTGAACCAGAGTTTTCAAAACGCTGTCAGGGATGGTATCCGTTACGGGCTGGAGCAGGGCTTGTTCGGCTGGAACGTAACGGACTGTAAGATTTGCTTTGAATACGGGCTTTATTACAGTCCGGTCAGCACGCCGGCGGACTTCCGCTCATTGGCCCCGATTGTATTGGAACAGGCATTGAAGGAATCGGGGACGCAGCTGCTGGAACCTTATCTCTCCTTCATCCTCTATGCGCCCCAGGAATACCTTTCCAGGGCTTATCATGATGCACCGAAATACTGTGCCACCATCGAAACGGTCCAGGAAAAAAAGGATGAAGTTGTCTTTACTGGCGAGATTCCCGCCCGCTGTATACAGGCATACCGTACTGATCTGGCCTTTTACACCAACGGGCAGAGCGTATGCCTTACAGAACTGAAAGGGTATCAGGCCGCTGTCGGCAAGCCAGTCATCCAGCCCCGCCGTCCAAACAGCCGCCTGGACAAGGTGCGCCATATGTTTCAGAAGGTAATGTAAAGATACATAATCGTCAAGACGGCAACAATCAGAAGTTATGGAGGGTAACAATGGAATATAGTAAGGAAGATTTAATGGAAGCAAAAAAGCAAATTTGGGGAGTGGGAGAGAACATGGGAACAGAGGAAAGTAAAAAAATCTGGGAGGAGAACGCACAATTTTGGGATAATGCAATGGGTGACGAATCTAATGAATTTCACAGAGAGGTAGTGCGTCCCAAAGTAACGGAACTTCTATCTCCTAATCCTGCGGATTACATTTTGGATATTGCGTGTGGCAATGGAAATTATTCTTCGTATCTTGCACAAAGAGGCGCTTCGGTTGTCGCTTTTGATTACAGCAAAAAAATGATAGAATTGGCTAAAAGACGGCAATCACAATATGCAAAACAAATTGAATTTTGTGTGGCGGATGCGACCGATAGAAAAAGTATATTAGAATTAAAAAGAAATCGAGCCTTTACGAAAGCAGTTTCTAATATGGCAATTATGGATATTACGGACATTGAACCACTTCTTATGGCTGTTTATGAACTGTTGCAGGAAAGCGGAATTTTTGTCTTTGCAACGCAACACCCTTGTTTTGTCACGTTGACTGAAAAATATATGACACCGCACAGTTACTATGATATAGCGATTGAAGGGCAACCGAAAGAGCAGATTTATTATCATCGTTCCATACAAGATATTTTTAACCTTTGTTTTAGAGCTGGATTTGTCATTGATGGATTTTATGAAGAATGTTTTAAAACCAACAAAGAAATTCCTATGGTAATGATAGTAAGGCTTAAGAAGGTAAAACGTGATAGCTTAAAATAAATTCAGAAATAGGCCCACTTGCAGATAATTCCGTCCCAGGCGTGAGAGGTCTTTCGTCACGACCGTCTTGACCGCGCCGCTCTCCACAGCGTCCATCATCTCGGTGAAGCCGGGCCGCTGGAGTTTCACAAAACAACCCACTGATTCGTAAAGGAGAATGTAACTTCATGTTTGCTAAAAATTCAAAGGCATATTCTGTCTACCTGCTGTTCCGATTTGTCTTTTCCCTGGCGGTTTCTATGTCCACAGTGCTTTCCATCGTGTACCAACTGGAGGTGGTGCAGCTGGATGCTTTCCAGCTTGTCCTGGTAGGGACGGTTCTGGAGACCTCCTGCTTTCTGTTCGAGATACCCACCGGTGTGGTGGCGGATTTGTATAGCCGTCGGCGCTCGGTGCTGATTGGAATGTTCCTCTACGGCCTGGGCTTTCTGATGGAGGGTGCGCTACCGTGGTTCGCGCCGGTTCTGCTGGCCCAGGTTGTCTGGGGTTGCGGTGATACCTTCATCACCGGCGCTCTGGAGGCGTGGATTGCCTCGGAGGAAGAGGACAAACCCATAGACAAGGTGTTCCTGCGGGGCAGTCAAATGGGGCAAATCGGCGGCGTTCTGGGCGTGGTGCTGGGCACACTGCTGGGAAACATAAACCTGCAAATGCCTGTCATCTTGGGGGGCAGTTTGTGCTTGTTGTTGGGGCTGGTGTTGGTTCGCATCATGCCAGAAACCAACTTCTCCCCTGCTATTGAGGAACGGCAGGGCTTGCTTAAAGACTTTGTCTGCCTGTTCAAGCTCAACCTGGGCTTTGTGAAAGGCTCACCTGTGTTGCTGGCGCTCTTAGCAATCACACTATGCGGGGGACTTGCCAGTGAAGGCTTTGACCGGCTCTCCACCGCTCATTTTCTGGATGACACGGTAATACCCGTTATCGGGCCGCTGAACAGCGTCACTTGGTTCGGTGTTATCAGTCTTATCGGCAGCGGCTTAGGTATTCTGGCTTCTCAGTTGCTCATCGCCCGCATGGAGAAAAAAGGGACTGTCAGCCGAACCAGTGTGGTCATGTCCACCAGCGCCGGGTATATCCTGTGCCTGGTTCTCTTCGCGGTGGGGCGGAGCTTTTGGTTCATGTTGTTGATGTTCCTGCTGGCGGGGCTTATGCGCACCATCAAGGAGCCTGTGCTGGCCGCCTGGATGAACGACCATGTGGATGAGAAAATGCGCGCCACAGTCTTTTCCACCAGCGGACAGCTGGACTCTTTCGGGCAGATCATCGGCGGGCCTATTGTGGGGCTGGTAGCCCAGCAGGTGTCCATACCCTGGGGGCTGGTCTGTACCGCTTTCCTGCTGTTGCCCGCGCTGTTCTTAGTGCCGGTGGCGGGAAAGAAGCGGGATTGATATGGCATAGTTAAGTTTACTGACGAGCGGGAGATTACTTCCGCTCGTCTTCATTTAGTAGCGCAAAATTTGAGGACTCTTTATTTCCTTATTCGGTATAGCGGAGGCGGCTGTCAATTCGACATAATTTTCTTGTGATACTTTACCGTACATGAGCATTAGGAATAGGAATGTATCTTTGTGTGGTAGTTGTTACTTGCACAGGTATTATTGTTTCAAAAATCAGTTCCAAGCCAAATGAAGATACTCCTGAAGAAAAAGAAGAATGACCAATTCCAGTTTGTAGAGAAAAAAATAAGGCCAGAGGATAGCTCATAAGAGTCGTCTTCTGGCCATTTCTTACTTTACGCGGATTTTCCATCCAACCTGGATCAGGTTCACATTTCGGATCAGCGTAGGATTGAGCTTCTGGATTGTGCCGACAGATGTGCCGTACTTCCTTGCAATGGCAGAGAGCGTATCACCGGAACGCACGGTGTAATAGATCACCTGCGGCTGGCTATGGGCCCCCATCAGCTCATTTACTCTGGTCTGAACAGCGTCATAGCTGTATCCAGCGGCAGCAAGACGGTTCTTCCTGTCGTCTCCGTTTCCCCATGAACCGCTCAGAACTTCATGCGCGATTTCATCCACGCTCTTTCTTGCCGGCGCTGGTGCCGGAGTGGGAGCAGGAGCCTGCTGCTTTGCAAACCCGTTGAATCCACCGGTCTTAATAGTGGACGGATAGTCGATGTAGGAAATATCCATATCGACGTTTCCGCTGATGCCGTTTACTGAGCCGGTGGAAGAATACTGCCAGATCCCGTAAGCCCCGCAATAGGTACATTTGGAAGCATACTGAGCGACCCAATGTGTGAATGGCGTGAGCTTGGAATCATCCAGTCTCTCACGGAAGCCGGAATCGGTGGAGCTGTAAATCCCTGCAAAATATCCAGCCGCTTCCAGTGCTCGGCAGAATGCAATCGTAGCTTCCGTAGCGCCTGCCTTGGCAGAAGGAGCAGTGGCTTCCAGATCAATAAAGACAGGATATTCGAGCTGCTTTCCCTTGAGCTGTGCAAGGAAGCGTTCTGCATCTGCCTTTCCGTCTGCTGCGGAAGTGCAGCCAGGCCCGACAAAATAATATGCTCCGACAGCGATTCCATTTGCCTTGGCGTTTCTATAGTTTTCTTCCCATCTGGGATCTGTATAGAATCCAGCATCGGATCCACCAGACTTGATAATCGCAAACTGAATACCGGACGCTTTTACTTTTGCCCAGTCAATGGCTCCCTGCCAGTGACTGACGTCAATTCCTCTGACTTCCATAATGTTATTCCTCCTTCATAAAGAAAGCCCTCCGGTAATGAGCCGGAGAGCTTCAAAGCGTTTGTCCCATTTACGGAAGGGACAGCCGGGATGTGAGGATCACCTCCTCTCACTGATTGGTCTTTGTCAGCTGCTTGTAGATCTGGTTCACACCAGTCGCTGCAAGACCAGACACGATGCCGACTGCGAGGGCGTTGATGATATCCTTGGCTGGGAAGTCCGGCATGAGATACAGCCCGGCGATTCCGAGCACGGCACCGACGCAACCGCAGATCACCGGGATCAGCTCATCCTTCACGGAGCCAGCCGCCTTGCAGCCGATACCGACGAGATAGGCGATCACCGTGATTGCTGCCACACTAGCGATTCCAAAGTCCATAGCTTCATTCCTCCTTTTCTTTACTGTCTGCCGAGAGGGGCAGTTCCTGACACTTTTTGTACAGGGTTTCTCCGGTTCCGTTGCCGCCAAGTGCCTTGTATGGTTTGTACAGGTACTCAAGATTGCTCCGATCTTCCGGAGTGCAGTATCCCCGAGCAATAAAAAAGCTGCAGGCCTGATAAATCCGGTCGTGCAGCAGTGCCATCATTCCTTCTTTAATTTCATCGTTCTCCTGTTTTCGCCGGAGCAGCGTCCGCCAAAGCCACGTGAGGACGGCAAGGATCAGGGCAAAGAGCTCCTGAATCCAGTATTTCAAGATAAAGTCGATCAATGGAATCACCTCCTTCCTTAATCCTCCACATATACCATCAGGTACTTGTACTTAAGCGTTGCTTGGTTATAAGCCATCAGAGTTGTCTCATCGTTAGCAACACCATCGGCAAACTTGAAATGCCCGATCTGATCCGCATCTGGATAACTTCTTGTTCCGTTATCTTCGCTATCTATGATGCACTTTCCTGTTGTGGCGTAGAACCGGAATCCGTTATAGGTATCCATGTCCGTTGATAGGGTTCCGTCCGAAAGCTGTACTTCCACGACTTTCAGGCGGATATCCGGATCACTCTTCGTGATTGAGGATCTCTTCAAATGCACAGCGCTGTTTGCGGGATAGGTAATGAAGCCCCTCCCGTCATCCACGTCCAGCGCAAGCTTTGTCACCGCAGCGACGTTCTTGATGTGATCGAAGGAGGGCTTGCCTACTTCCGTGACCTCCCCGGAAGATCCTCCAGATCCGGATACCGGAAGAGTCAGCACCTGTTTGGTTCCTTCCGAGGAGCGGATGGTGAGCTTGCCGTCACTTAGTTCAAAGGTGTAGGTCGTATCCGTAAAGACGGCTCCTTCCGGGACATCGGATTTTACGGTATGCCCGCCAAGAGCTTCTGTATTTTTCTGGATGGCATCGGTGTTTTCCTTCACGGCAGCTTTGATTTCCGTATCGTCATAAGCGGTATCCGTAAAGACCGCATTCTCAGGTACGTCGCAGGCCACCGTGTGTCCGTTCACCTTTGCAGCATTGTCCACAACTCCGTCTCCGTCGGCATCGAACTCCGCTACTTGTCTCACCTCATCGATCAGCTGGTTCACTGCCTCGCAGAGCCGCTTGATCACCTTGTGCGCTCCACCATACTGAATCTTCTTAATCGACATTGAAGTACGCCTCCTCCCGCTTCTGTGCACCGGTGTTCCGCGAGGCATACCGCTCGAGATCAGTGAGGATCTGGTCCGTAGTATTGAGGCGGTCCACCAGTTTGTAACTGTCGATATACGGATCAAAGTAAGAAAGATTCTCCGGCTCGATAAACGAAGTGTCCTGCATATCATGAACGCACTTCCGGCACAGGCTCGTGGCTGCCCTCTCTTCTTCCCGGCTTGTGGCAAACCAGTGTGCATCATGCCATTTGCAATTCCAGTAGCAGTCCGTGTTCGGAATCAGGATATAGCGGTACTTCTTTGGCAGATTCCTCAACGCATCGAGGTGGCGGGAGAACCAGTAGAACAGCACGATGTGGTCGTACATGGAGAGGTCCCGGCTCTGAATGTCTTCTTTTGTAAGAACACTTGTGATCGAAAGTGTGACCGAGATCTCCGGATGTCTGCTCTTTGCGGCAATCGCCAGCGCATCCTCGCTGATCGTGAAGATCCGAATACCAAGGTTGTAATACTTCTCCAGAGCGTCCAGTGTCGCATCTCTTTGCATCAGCACGCAGAGTGGAAGCCCCAACTGCTGCAGGCATTTCAGGCGAAGAACATACTCCTCATAGGTTTTTGGATACTCCTCTCTGTTCTCAATGCCCTGTCGTGTGCTCACAGCATCCTCCTTCCATGCCGGAAGATAAATGCAGCGGATGTACGAAAA contains these protein-coding regions:
- the tet(W) gene encoding tetracycline resistance ribosomal protection protein Tet(W), whose protein sequence is MKIINIGILAHVDAGKTTLTESLLYASGAISEPGSVEKGTTRTDTMFLERQRGITIQAAVTSFQWHRCKVNIVDTPGHMDFLAEVYRSLAVLDGAILVISAKDGVQAQTRILFHALRKMNIPTVIFINKIDQAGVDLQSVVQSVRDKLSADIIIKQTVSLSPEIVLEENTDIEAWDAVIENNDKLLEKYIAGEPISREKLVREEQRRVQDASLFPVYYGSAKKGLGIQPLMDAVTGLFQPIGEQGSAALCGSVFKVEYTDCGQRRVYLRLYSGTLRLRDTVALAGREKLKITEMRIPSKGEIVRTDTAYPGEIVILPSDSVRLNDVLGDPTRLPRKRWREDPLPMLRTSIAPKTAAQRERLLDALTQLADTDPLLRCEVDSITHEIILSFLGRVQLEVVSALLSEKYKLETVVKEPTVIYMERPLKAASHTIHIEVPPNPFWASIGLSVTPLPLGSGVQYESRVSLGYLNQSFQNAVRDGIRYGLEQGLFGWNVTDCKICFEYGLYYSPVSTPADFRSLAPIVLEQALKESGTQLLEPYLSFILYAPQEYLSRAYHDAPKYCATIETVQEKKDEVVFTGEIPARCIQAYRTDLAFYTNGQSVCLTELKGYQAAVGKPVIQPRRPNSRLDKVRHMFQKVM
- a CDS encoding class I SAM-dependent methyltransferase, coding for MEYSKEDLMEAKKQIWGVGENMGTEESKKIWEENAQFWDNAMGDESNEFHREVVRPKVTELLSPNPADYILDIACGNGNYSSYLAQRGASVVAFDYSKKMIELAKRRQSQYAKQIEFCVADATDRKSILELKRNRAFTKAVSNMAIMDITDIEPLLMAVYELLQESGIFVFATQHPCFVTLTEKYMTPHSYYDIAIEGQPKEQIYYHRSIQDIFNLCFRAGFVIDGFYEECFKTNKEIPMVMIVRLKKVKRDSLK
- a CDS encoding recombinase family protein, producing the protein MKLQRPGFTEMMDAVESGAVKTVVTKDLSRLGRNYLQVGLFLNLF
- the tet(40) gene encoding tetracycline efflux MFS transporter Tet(40); the protein is MFAKNSKAYSVYLLFRFVFSLAVSMSTVLSIVYQLEVVQLDAFQLVLVGTVLETSCFLFEIPTGVVADLYSRRRSVLIGMFLYGLGFLMEGALPWFAPVLLAQVVWGCGDTFITGALEAWIASEEEDKPIDKVFLRGSQMGQIGGVLGVVLGTLLGNINLQMPVILGGSLCLLLGLVLVRIMPETNFSPAIEERQGLLKDFVCLFKLNLGFVKGSPVLLALLAITLCGGLASEGFDRLSTAHFLDDTVIPVIGPLNSVTWFGVISLIGSGLGILASQLLIARMEKKGTVSRTSVVMSTSAGYILCLVLFAVGRSFWFMLLMFLLAGLMRTIKEPVLAAWMNDHVDEKMRATVFSTSGQLDSFGQIIGGPIVGLVAQQVSIPWGLVCTAFLLLPALFLVPVAGKKRD
- a CDS encoding GH25 family lysozyme, giving the protein MEVRGIDVSHWQGAIDWAKVKASGIQFAIIKSGGSDAGFYTDPRWEENYRNAKANGIAVGAYYFVGPGCTSAADGKADAERFLAQLKGKQLEYPVFIDLEATAPSAKAGATEATIAFCRALEAAGYFAGIYSSTDSGFRERLDDSKLTPFTHWVAQYASKCTYCGAYGIWQYSSTGSVNGISGNVDMDISYIDYPSTIKTGGFNGFAKQQAPAPTPAPAPARKSVDEIAHEVLSGSWGNGDDRKNRLAAAGYSYDAVQTRVNELMGAHSQPQVIYYTVRSGDTLSAIARKYGTSVGTIQKLNPTLIRNVNLIQVGWKIRVK
- a CDS encoding phage holin family protein, encoding MDFGIASVAAITVIAYLVGIGCKAAGSVKDELIPVICGCVGAVLGIAGLYLMPDFPAKDIINALAVGIVSGLAATGVNQIYKQLTKTNQ